The window TTTTTGTCGGTCCTGGCCGGGTAAAAAGAGTTTTCAGTCGAAAAAAAATGAAGTATCAAGCGGCGATGTTTACACACGCCATAACCCGCCGCCCGTCCGAAGAGATGGTTGAGGGTATCACCTCCGCCAACCTTGGAACCCCTGACCCGCATCTTGCTCTGGCCCAGCACAAGGCATACTGCATGACCCTGGCAACCCTGGGTCTGGAGCTGACCGTGCTCGACGCCGAGCCGGGATACCCGGACTGCTGCTTTGTGGAGGACACGGCCGTGGTTTGCGAGCATGTGGCCGTGCTGGCCCCTCTGGGCGCACCCTCGCGCCAGGGCGAGGAGGCGAGCGTCGAGCCGGTGCTGCTGCGCCACAGGCCCGTGGTGCGCGTCAGCCCGCCCGCCCTGTTTGAGGGCGGCGACGTGCTCCAGGTGCAAGACACCTTTTTTATCGGCCTGTCGGAGCGGACCAACATGGCCGGGGCCACGGCCCTGGGCGAGGCGCTGGCCCGCCACGGCTACGCCTGGCATGCTCTGGAGATGGGCGATGCCCTGCATTTCAAAACCGATGTCAGCTTTGTTGGCGACAACACCCTGCTGGTGTCTCCCTTTTTCGACAAGGCCCCGGAGCTGGCGCGGTTCCGGCGCATTGTGGTGGACAACGACGAGGCATACGCCCGCAACTGCCTCTTCATCAACGGCACGGTCATCGTGCCTGCGGGTTTTCCGCGCACCCTCGCAGCGATCAAGGCGCTGGGGCGGCCCACGGTGGAGCTGGACATGTCCGAGTTCCGCAAGCTTGACGGCGGGCTGACCTGCCTGTCGCTACGCTTCTAGCGCCGCTTCCCTCCTTGTCTCAAGGACGCAAGAAGGCCGGGCACGTTCGCGTGCCCGGCCCTTTGCATGGTCGCGGTTGGTTTTTAGAAGAGCTTCTTGAGCAGATCCGCCGGGGACTTCCTTTCGGGCTCCTTGGTTGCTTCGTCAGAGGTTCTGCCGCGGCCGAGGATGGTCTGGCGCAGGGTCTCCTCGATTCCCTTGGCGCCTTCCTTGAAGCTGCCCTTGAGCAGCGCCTCGGCCAGGGCCTTCATATCCAGACTGATGGATGGGTCGGCCAGGGAGCCGCGTGCCCGGATGGGCAGGGGCAGGCCGGTCAGCTCCTCGACGGATGCGCCGTCCTGACCCTTGAGGGTGCCCACCACCGTGACCGTTGCCAGATAGTCCACGCTGTCCTTGGGCAGGTCGGCCCAGCCCTTGCCGGTGAGGCGCAGGAGCGGCGATTTCATGAGCAGGTCGTCGTTGACGATGTGGCCGTTTGTGATGCGGGCGCTGCCGAGCAGCTCCGCGAAGTCGGTGCGCATGGGTTCATCGCCGGAAGCGGGTCTGCCCCTGAGGGTGTTGAAGGCGTCGCGCAGCATCTTGGCCACGTTGATGCCGTTGATGGCGCCGTCGGTGAAGGCGAAGGAGGCCGTGCCCGAGAGGGAACGCTTGATTGCGTCCGGCGTCAGGCCGGTGCCGGAGAGATCGTATTTGACCACGGCCGTGCCGAGCACCTGTTCCTTGCCGGTCATGTCCTTGAGCAGCGGTCCGGCCTGGACGCCGGACACTGCGGCCTGGGCCTTCCATGCGGCGGCGGCCGGTCTGGCGTCGAGCACCGTGGTGGCGTCCAGGGTGCCGTCATAGAGTTTGGCCGTGAAGGGACTGACGGTCAGAACGCCCCCGCGGGCCACTATCTGGCAGAGAACATCGGCCACGCGCAGGTTCATGGCCTTTGCCTTGCCCACGGTGATGCGGCCGTTCAAGTCCAGTTCGCGCAGGGCCGTCAGGTCCGGCTCGCTGGCCGGGGAGGCGTCGGCCGGGCTGGCCTTGGCGGCGGTGTCAGCACTGGGCTCGGCTGCGCCGGCCGGTGGCATGTAGCGGTCCGCGTCGATGTCGTCCACGTTGATCGCGAACTCCATGGCGGGCTTGGCAAAGTTTTTGACCGAGCCTGTTCCGGTGATGGTGGTGTCGTCAAGGGTGACGCGCAGGGATTCGATGATGGCGGCGTTGTCTGTTCCGTTGAACTTGAGGGCTGCGGCCAGGGCCGAGAGGGCGGCCTTGTCGGCCGTGACCGGCGGCTCCACGCCCACCTGCTTCATGATTTCGCGAAGACTGGTGCGGGCGAGGTCCACCTCGCCGGAATAGGCCAGCCCGTCCTTGGCCTTGACATAGGCGAAGCCAGACAGGCGCATGCCCAAGGCATCAAGGGTCAGGTCGGTGACATCAAAGGCGGCGGCCTTGAGATCAATGACGGCCGTGCCCGCCAGTTTCGGCCGGGTAGTGATTTTGGGCTTGTCCGCGGCCTGATCAAGGGTCAGGTCAAAGGCCAGTTCAAAGGGGAAGGGGCGTTTGTCGCCGATTTCGCCCACCACGAGTCCGAGGTTGACCAGGGAGACGGCCGTGCCCGCGGCTGCGTCGGCATAGAACAGGCTGGCGTTGGTGATCTCCACGCCGAGGACGGAGATGTCCTTGATGGATTGTCCGGCGGCGGTGTCTGCGGTCTGGTCCTGCTGCGGGGTCGGAGCCGGGGCGGCCGTGTCGTCGGGCTTGGCCAGATCGTCCCAGTTGTTCACGCCCTGGGCGTTGACCGCCAGATTGGCCGTAAACCCGTCCAGGGCAATGACCCCGATGGACACCTCGCCCGAAAGGAGCGGCAGAAGACGGATGGACGCCTCGGCCCGACTGATGCGGATCATGGCCTCGGGAGAGAAGCCGGGCCGGTTGCCCAGGGCCACCGGGCCGACCTCAAGCCCCAGCCAGGGGAAAAAACTGAAACCGATGTCGCCTTCAAAGACGAGATCGCGTCCGGTCTGCTCCTTGACCAGTTGGGAGATTTCATCCTTGTATTTGTTGGGGTCCACGGTCAGCACCAGGACGACCGCCGCTGCCACGAACAGGGCGAGCAGCGAGCCGATGGCGATGAGTCCTATCTTGAGCGGTTTGGTCATGATGGCTCCTTGGCTGGAGGGTGTCGGCGCAGAGTCTTGTGCGACAGCCGCGCCGGTTATTCTTTCTCTACCACGTGGCTGCCAATGTGCCTAGCCCACGGTGGAAAAATCGGGTCTGTTCGTTTACCGGCCGCTTTTTGGGCCACGCAGGGCCAGGCCCTTGATCAGACCGAAGCATCCGGCGAGCATCATGTCGCCGCCGGGTGCCGGAAAGGTTACGTCGTATCCCGCCAGCAGGCTCCGGCGCGGGCCGAGAACGTAGGTGGGGCCGAAGCCGTCGGCCTCGGGGGGGAGGTCCAGGGTCAGGCAGCCGTGCCCGTTTTCCTCGAACACCTGGTCAAAGCTCAGGCTGCCGCGGCGGAAGCGGGCCAGATCGGCCCAGAGTTTGGGGCCGTCCACGCAGCCGGTGTGCTGCTCGTACACGCCGAGGATGCGGCCATCAAAAAGCAGAAAGGCGATGAGGTGGGAGTTGCCTATGTTGACCAGGGTGATGCCGGTTCTGCGTCCATGGGCCTCAATCTCGTCCACGTAGAGTGCGCCGAGTACGGCCGCGGCCCCGGTATCGGCCACAGGTCCGCCGCCGATGTCGCGACCCAGGTCGGCCAGCCGGGTGAGCATGGCGGGCGGACTGTCCCATATCAGGCTTTCGGGTCTGCCCGCCCCCTCGGTCAGCAACGTGCGCCAGAGGTTGAAACGGCCCATGCGGTTTGACTTGCCGGGATGAAAGCCGTGGTCCTGGGCGCAGGCGGCCACAGAGCCGGGCCAGTCCAGCTCGGCTGTTTCGAAGAAGCGGCGCCACCACGCTTCGTCAAAGTCCGTGAGATGCACGGGGGCAGATCCCTCGGGGCATTGCTCGGTCAACCGGATGCCGGACTCCTCCAGCCGGGAGAGATCGTCGGCCATGGTGTAGGCCGCGCCGGGGGTGGCGGCCACGGCCAGTCCGGCCTGCTGATGGGCGCGGACGGCCCGGCTCACCCCGCCGCCCATGTTGCTGCCGTGCAGCCAGATGTCCCGGCCTTTGCCGGTCAGTTGCCGGATGTGTTCCCCGATGCGCCGGGCCGGGGCCGGGAGCACGAATTTGGGGCAGTTCTCGACCTCCATGTCGGGCGAGTAGAGCAGCACGTCCTGGGTGCCGCTGCCGATGTCGATGCACAGGATGGTGTCGGCCACGGGGAATCTCCTTGGGTTTCAGGGGGACAAGAATACCTTGCCGCGTCTTTGCAGGCAAGGTCGGGTTGGCGTTGCAGTCAGGGGGCCGGGCCTGTACCATGCGAACATGTCAATTTTCGCCTGGACCCTGATCGTTGCCTGCGTCGTCCTGCTCGCGTTCTCCCTGTTCCGTTATGCGGGATTTCTGGCGTCCAATGTCCGGGCCGGTCTGCTGGGCGAGATCCGCGACCACCGGGGCGGACTGGTCCGACCTGTCCTGGCCGGGATGGCGACCTCCTTTGTGGCCGGGGTTGCGGCGCTCATGGCCTACCCCCTGGCCTGGCTGCCGCGCCGGGAGGCCGAGGCCGGGAACCTGCCCGTTGTCCTGGTGCACGGCCTGTATCACAACCGCTCGGCCTGGCCGCTCTTTGCCCGCCATCTGGCTCGGGCCGGGTTCACCGATCTGCATACCTATGAATACAACAGTTTCACCGGCCGCTTCGACGAGGCCGTTGACGGGCTGTGCCGGACCCTGGACCGGCTGCTGGGGCCAAGGCGCGGGGCGCGGGCCATCCTGGTGGGCCACAGCCTGGGCGGGCTGGTCTGCCGGGCCGCGGCCGTTGATCCGCGCTGCCGCGGCCGGGTGGCGGCCTTGGTGGCCCTTGGTTCTCCCCATGCGGGGTCCGAGTTGGCCCGAATGGGGCTTGGCGCCATGGCTCGCGGCCTGATTCCTGGCCGTGGCGCTGCCCAAGGCGGTATCCCGGCCATGGTCGGGGCGCTGCCCGAGCCGGACTGCCCCAGGCTCGCCCTGACCAGCCCTGTGGACGATTTTGTCTTTCCCCGCTCCTGCCTGCGTCCGGGCAGACCCGGCTGGATCGAGCATACGGTTCGGCCCATGGGCCACGTCTACATGCTCTATTCGCCCGAGGTGGCGGACGCGACGGCGGAGTTCCTGCGCGAGGCAACCTCTGCCGGGGCCGTGCGGGCGACGTTCGCTGAACCCATTTGATGGAAACAGGATCGGGCGCACAGAGATTCTCTGTGCGCCCGGCTTGGCAATCGGAAATATGGACGGCGGTTGTCAGCCGCCAGTGACTTCCAGTATCTTGGCCTTGAGGGTCTCGGGTTTGAACGGCTTGGTGATGAAGGCCGTGACCCCGGCCTTGCTGGCCAGGCTCTGTTGCGAGGCCTCGGATTCGGTGGTGACCATGATGATGGGCACGTCCTCAAAACCCGGGGTGTTGCGCACCTTGCCCACCAGCTCCATGCCGTCCATGACGGGCATGTTCATGTCGGTGATGATGACATCGAACCGACCGCCCTGCTCGATGTGGTCGTAAGCCTCTTCGCCGTTGGCGGCCATGAATGGCTCGAAGCCGAGGTCGGTGAGGATGGCCCGGTGCATGGCGCACATGGAACGCGAATCGTCTGCTGCCAGGGCCAGCCGCGTGGTGCTTTCGACCTGGGGCAGACGCAGTATGTCCTCCTCGGCCCGGCTGCCACCGATGTCTGCGAGCACGGCGCGGAAAGCGTCGATGATTTCCGGGTCCCTGGACTGGACCAGGGCGTCCATCAGGGCGTCCCCCGCCCCCGCATTCTCGTACAGGGCGTCAAAGAGGGTGGTGGCCCGGGTGGCGATGACGGCCTTGGCCAGCCTGTCGCTCTGGTCGTCGGCCTGGGCGACCATGGCGGTCATGGTCGAAACCATGCCGGGGTTGACGTGGCGCTCAAGCCCGCCCACCACGGCCATGAGGATGAGTTCGTCCGTCTCCCGGAGCCCGTCCACCAGACAGATGATGCCCTTCATGGTGCCGATGCGGCCCAATGCCTCGTACACGGCATAGCGGACATTGGCGTCGTCGGCCTGCCCCTTGTCAAAGGCTGCCACCAGTCCGTCGGCGCCCGATCGGTCGCGCACGAAGCCGAGTACGTTGGCCGCCAGGATGCGGGTGTCGGTATCGCCGGTTTCGAACGCGTTGAGCAGCATGGGTACGGTGGACTTGCCCATGGAGGTGAGGGCGTCGGTGATGATGCGGCGCACCGTGGGGTTTTTGTGATGGAGTTTTTCCACCAGAAAACCGATGGTGTCATCCCGCTCGAAGGAGGAGAGGGCCTCCACGGCCTTCCATGTGGTGATGTCGCAGATTTCGTACCGATCCGGGGCCTCGCTGTCGACGAGCATGGCCTTGAAGCTGTCGATGGAGTCCTCGTCCTTGAGCCTGCCCAGCGCCTCGATGCAGGTGGACTTGATGAACGGGTCTTCATGGTCCAGGTAGCTGCGGAAGATCGGGGTGGCCGAGGGGGCGGCGATGCGCGCCAGGGCATTGAGGATTTCCATGAGCTGGTCCGGGTCGGTTTCGGACGCGGCAATGTCGGCCAGGGGGCCGGCCGCGTTTCGGAAGCCATGCTCGCCCGCCACGCGGATGCACAGGGTCCGCAGACCCGGATGGGGGTCGGACAGGCCCTTGATGACCGTGGCCTCGTTGCTTGAAAGCACGGCGTTGAGGGCGTTGACCACCATGTAGTCGATGGAGGTATCTCCCACGGGGTTCTTGAGCAGGTCAATGAGCCCGGGCAGATCCCCGGCGTCCTTGTTGCCGGAAATCTCGTTGAGGATCATTATCTGATCCAGAAATTCCTTGTCTCTGAAAGCATCTAGCGTCGCCATGCGTCTCTCCGCCTGTTGAGGTGGCTGGCCGCCTACTCGAAACAGAATTCGATGGTGAAATGGCCGTCCGGGGTGGTGAAGGGGATGGCCATGATCGGAGTCTTGGCCATATGGGAGATGGTGTGGCCGTCGCCCAGGATCACCGTGGGCGTCGAGCCCTGGAAGACGTAGCCTTTCTCGGCCAGTCCGGCACGGGCCTGTCCCGAGATCATGTTGGTCAGTTCGCCTACCGCGTCCTTCACATCCTGCATGATGTCCTCAATCTCGTCGCCCAGCATGTTCTTGACGATGGCCACGGCGCATCCCTTGGAAAAGGAAAGGGAGACGCTGCCGTTGCGTTCGCCGGTAATGCCCACCAGCCCGGACACGTCGCCCGCTGCCACGGTGTTCTTTTTGACGTAGGGCTTGCCCACCTGCGGCTTGATGAAGGCCATG of the Pseudodesulfovibrio alkaliphilus genome contains:
- a CDS encoding DUF1786 domain-containing protein; the encoded protein is MADTILCIDIGSGTQDVLLYSPDMEVENCPKFVLPAPARRIGEHIRQLTGKGRDIWLHGSNMGGGVSRAVRAHQQAGLAVAATPGAAYTMADDLSRLEESGIRLTEQCPEGSAPVHLTDFDEAWWRRFFETAELDWPGSVAACAQDHGFHPGKSNRMGRFNLWRTLLTEGAGRPESLIWDSPPAMLTRLADLGRDIGGGPVADTGAAAVLGALYVDEIEAHGRRTGITLVNIGNSHLIAFLLFDGRILGVYEQHTGCVDGPKLWADLARFRRGSLSFDQVFEENGHGCLTLDLPPEADGFGPTYVLGPRRSLLAGYDVTFPAPGGDMMLAGCFGLIKGLALRGPKSGR
- a CDS encoding AsmA family protein, with the protein product MTKPLKIGLIAIGSLLALFVAAAVVLVLTVDPNKYKDEISQLVKEQTGRDLVFEGDIGFSFFPWLGLEVGPVALGNRPGFSPEAMIRISRAEASIRLLPLLSGEVSIGVIALDGFTANLAVNAQGVNNWDDLAKPDDTAAPAPTPQQDQTADTAAGQSIKDISVLGVEITNASLFYADAAAGTAVSLVNLGLVVGEIGDKRPFPFELAFDLTLDQAADKPKITTRPKLAGTAVIDLKAAAFDVTDLTLDALGMRLSGFAYVKAKDGLAYSGEVDLARTSLREIMKQVGVEPPVTADKAALSALAAALKFNGTDNAAIIESLRVTLDDTTITGTGSVKNFAKPAMEFAINVDDIDADRYMPPAGAAEPSADTAAKASPADASPASEPDLTALRELDLNGRITVGKAKAMNLRVADVLCQIVARGGVLTVSPFTAKLYDGTLDATTVLDARPAAAAWKAQAAVSGVQAGPLLKDMTGKEQVLGTAVVKYDLSGTGLTPDAIKRSLSGTASFAFTDGAINGINVAKMLRDAFNTLRGRPASGDEPMRTDFAELLGSARITNGHIVNDDLLMKSPLLRLTGKGWADLPKDSVDYLATVTVVGTLKGQDGASVEELTGLPLPIRARGSLADPSISLDMKALAEALLKGSFKEGAKGIEETLRQTILGRGRTSDEATKEPERKSPADLLKKLF
- a CDS encoding HEAT repeat domain-containing protein, whose protein sequence is MATLDAFRDKEFLDQIMILNEISGNKDAGDLPGLIDLLKNPVGDTSIDYMVVNALNAVLSSNEATVIKGLSDPHPGLRTLCIRVAGEHGFRNAAGPLADIAASETDPDQLMEILNALARIAAPSATPIFRSYLDHEDPFIKSTCIEALGRLKDEDSIDSFKAMLVDSEAPDRYEICDITTWKAVEALSSFERDDTIGFLVEKLHHKNPTVRRIITDALTSMGKSTVPMLLNAFETGDTDTRILAANVLGFVRDRSGADGLVAAFDKGQADDANVRYAVYEALGRIGTMKGIICLVDGLRETDELILMAVVGGLERHVNPGMVSTMTAMVAQADDQSDRLAKAVIATRATTLFDALYENAGAGDALMDALVQSRDPEIIDAFRAVLADIGGSRAEEDILRLPQVESTTRLALAADDSRSMCAMHRAILTDLGFEPFMAANGEEAYDHIEQGGRFDVIITDMNMPVMDGMELVGKVRNTPGFEDVPIIMVTTESEASQQSLASKAGVTAFITKPFKPETLKAKILEVTGG
- a CDS encoding esterase/lipase family protein, whose protein sequence is MSIFAWTLIVACVVLLAFSLFRYAGFLASNVRAGLLGEIRDHRGGLVRPVLAGMATSFVAGVAALMAYPLAWLPRREAEAGNLPVVLVHGLYHNRSAWPLFARHLARAGFTDLHTYEYNSFTGRFDEAVDGLCRTLDRLLGPRRGARAILVGHSLGGLVCRAAAVDPRCRGRVAALVALGSPHAGSELARMGLGAMARGLIPGRGAAQGGIPAMVGALPEPDCPRLALTSPVDDFVFPRSCLRPGRPGWIEHTVRPMGHVYMLYSPEVADATAEFLREATSAGAVRATFAEPI
- a CDS encoding chemotaxis protein CheX; its protein translation is MDVELAKPFIKAAVDVLSTMAFIKPQVGKPYVKKNTVAAGDVSGLVGITGERNGSVSLSFSKGCAVAIVKNMLGDEIEDIMQDVKDAVGELTNMISGQARAGLAEKGYVFQGSTPTVILGDGHTISHMAKTPIMAIPFTTPDGHFTIEFCFE
- a CDS encoding dimethylarginine dimethylaminohydrolase family protein, whose protein sequence is MFTHAITRRPSEEMVEGITSANLGTPDPHLALAQHKAYCMTLATLGLELTVLDAEPGYPDCCFVEDTAVVCEHVAVLAPLGAPSRQGEEASVEPVLLRHRPVVRVSPPALFEGGDVLQVQDTFFIGLSERTNMAGATALGEALARHGYAWHALEMGDALHFKTDVSFVGDNTLLVSPFFDKAPELARFRRIVVDNDEAYARNCLFINGTVIVPAGFPRTLAAIKALGRPTVELDMSEFRKLDGGLTCLSLRF